One genomic window of Halobellus limi includes the following:
- the argH gene encoding argininosuccinate lyase: MTGEGADHGEERSGVVRRDRFSGGPARGFMSSLAADERIFAADLAVDRAHVVMLAEQDVVDDDVVGEILAALDEIEAAGHGALPEGEDVHEAIETAVVERVGEDGGKMHTARSRNDEVATCIRHRLREDLLESIEATVALREALVEVAAEHVDTVMPGYTHLQPAQPTTVAHFLLSYESAFARDTARLLDAYDRTNRSPLGAAAFAGTPFDIDRERTAELLGFDGVVANSMDASAGRDFLAESTAALATHATTLSGLAEDLVIFANKGHVDLADEYSSTSSIMPQKVNPDTLELVRAVAGDAVGGLSGLLTTLKGLPRAYNRDLQRATPHAWETVDAVSEATAVAAGAVATAEWPEETLEAASGEGFSTATGVADALAMAGVPFRTAHEVLAAAAERADGETPDLATLDAVAGDVLGESLFTYVSRERVEAALDPVQSVASRDSAGGPAPEAVAAQLDDAEAGIDADAAALGDRRDALDAAAETLGSEVDRYV; the protein is encoded by the coding sequence ATGACGGGCGAGGGCGCTGACCACGGCGAAGAACGCTCGGGCGTCGTCCGCCGCGACCGCTTCAGCGGCGGCCCCGCGCGCGGATTTATGTCCAGCCTCGCCGCCGACGAGCGGATCTTCGCCGCCGACCTCGCGGTCGACCGCGCGCACGTGGTGATGCTCGCCGAGCAGGACGTCGTCGACGACGACGTCGTCGGCGAGATCCTCGCCGCCCTCGACGAGATCGAGGCGGCGGGCCACGGCGCGCTCCCCGAGGGCGAGGACGTCCACGAGGCCATCGAGACGGCCGTCGTCGAACGCGTCGGCGAGGACGGGGGGAAGATGCACACCGCCCGCAGTCGGAACGACGAGGTCGCGACCTGCATCCGCCACCGCCTGCGCGAGGACCTTCTCGAATCCATCGAGGCGACGGTCGCCCTCCGCGAGGCGCTCGTCGAGGTCGCGGCCGAGCACGTCGACACCGTGATGCCCGGCTACACGCACCTCCAGCCCGCCCAGCCCACGACGGTCGCGCACTTTCTGCTCTCCTACGAGTCGGCGTTCGCCCGCGACACCGCGCGCCTGCTGGACGCCTACGACCGGACGAACCGCTCGCCGCTCGGCGCGGCGGCCTTCGCCGGGACGCCGTTCGACATCGACCGCGAGCGGACCGCCGAGCTGCTCGGTTTCGACGGCGTCGTCGCGAACTCGATGGACGCCTCGGCGGGGAGGGACTTCCTCGCGGAGTCGACGGCGGCGCTCGCGACGCACGCGACGACGCTCTCGGGCCTCGCGGAGGACCTCGTGATCTTCGCGAACAAGGGGCACGTCGACCTCGCCGACGAGTACTCCTCGACGTCGTCGATCATGCCCCAGAAGGTGAATCCGGATACCTTAGAACTCGTCCGCGCGGTCGCGGGCGACGCGGTCGGCGGCCTCTCCGGCCTGCTGACGACGCTGAAGGGGCTCCCGCGCGCGTACAACCGCGACCTCCAGCGCGCGACGCCGCACGCCTGGGAGACGGTCGACGCGGTGTCGGAGGCGACCGCCGTCGCCGCCGGCGCGGTCGCCACCGCCGAGTGGCCCGAAGAGACGCTCGAAGCGGCGTCCGGGGAGGGCTTCTCGACGGCGACGGGCGTCGCGGACGCGCTCGCGATGGCGGGCGTGCCGTTCCGCACCGCTCACGAGGTGCTCGCGGCGGCCGCCGAGCGCGCCGACGGCGAGACGCCGGACCTCGCAACACTTGACGCGGTCGCAGGCGACGTGCTCGGCGAGTCCCTCTTCACCTACGTGAGCCGCGAGCGCGTCGAGGCCGCACTCGATCCCGTCCAGAGCGTCGCGAGCCGCGACTCGGCCGGCGGCCCCGCCCCAGAGGCCGTGGCCGCCCAGCTCGACGACGCCGAAGCGGGGATCGACGCCGACGCGGCGGCCCTCGGGGACCGCCGCGACGCGCTGGACGCCGCCGCGGAGACGCTCGGATCGGAGGTCGACAGATATGTGTGA
- the lysW gene encoding lysine biosynthesis protein LysW, translating to MAATITAEDPLTGEEIEIPADVEVGEIVDSPATGAELEVVSTDPLTLEEAPELEEDWGE from the coding sequence ATGGCAGCAACCATCACCGCCGAAGACCCGCTGACCGGAGAGGAGATCGAGATTCCCGCCGACGTCGAGGTCGGCGAGATCGTCGACAGTCCCGCGACCGGCGCGGAGCTGGAGGTCGTCTCGACCGATCCGCTGACACTCGAAGAGGCCCCGGAGCTCGAAGAGGACTGGGGCGAATAA
- the lysX gene encoding lysine biosynthesis protein LysX translates to MKVGLLYSRIRKDEKLLLTELRERGHEVEKIDVRKEQFNIAEPPESFDGVDLVVDRCLATSRSLYTTQFLDAYDVPVVNSAETADVCADKVKNSLALERAGVPTPNTEVAYTVDSAMETIEEFGYPCVLKPVVGSWGRLMAKVETPSAAEAILEHKATLGHYQHKVFYVQEFVEKPGRDIRVLAADGEPIAAETRSSDHWLTNASKGGEVAEFELDDRARELVAAASDAVGGGLLGVDLMETGSDYTVHEVNHTVEFKALNDAVDVDVPARVVDWLESKAEQAAETETTV, encoded by the coding sequence ATGAAGGTTGGGCTGCTCTACTCCCGGATTCGGAAGGACGAGAAGCTCCTCCTCACGGAGCTTCGCGAGCGCGGCCACGAGGTGGAGAAGATCGACGTCCGGAAGGAGCAGTTCAACATCGCCGAACCGCCGGAATCGTTCGACGGCGTCGATCTCGTCGTCGACCGCTGTCTGGCGACGAGTCGCAGCCTCTACACGACGCAGTTCCTCGACGCCTACGACGTCCCCGTCGTCAACAGCGCCGAGACTGCGGACGTCTGCGCCGACAAGGTGAAGAACAGCCTCGCGCTCGAACGCGCTGGCGTGCCGACGCCGAACACGGAGGTCGCCTACACCGTCGACTCCGCGATGGAGACCATCGAGGAGTTCGGCTACCCCTGCGTCCTGAAGCCCGTCGTGGGCTCGTGGGGCCGCCTGATGGCGAAGGTCGAGACCCCCTCGGCCGCCGAGGCCATCCTCGAACACAAGGCGACGCTGGGGCACTACCAGCACAAGGTGTTCTACGTCCAGGAGTTCGTCGAGAAGCCCGGCCGCGACATCCGCGTCCTGGCGGCCGACGGCGAACCGATCGCCGCGGAGACGCGCTCGTCGGACCACTGGCTCACCAACGCCTCGAAGGGCGGCGAGGTGGCCGAGTTCGAGCTCGACGACCGCGCGAGAGAACTCGTCGCCGCCGCCTCCGACGCCGTCGGCGGCGGCCTGCTCGGCGTCGACCTGATGGAGACCGGATCGGACTACACCGTCCACGAGGTCAACCACACCGTCGAGTTCAAGGCGCTGAACGACGCCGTCGACGTCGACGTCCCCGCGAGGGTCGTCGACTGGCTCGAATCGAAAGCCGAACAAGCGGCGGAGACAGAGACGACTGTATGA
- the argC gene encoding N-acetyl-gamma-glutamyl-phosphate reductase → MSASHTDAGDDAAYTASVVGGSGFTGGELLRLLYQHPEFDVVQATSRSKERKTVGHVHPNLREMDLRFTSPEDLESVDVLFAATPHGVSMEHVDEFRDAADTVVDLSADFRLDSEDQYDEWYDGHVCPEYLEKSEYALPEINRENLPGADLIASGGCNATATILGLKPLFDAGILEGDEQAVVDVKVGSSEGGAGGGDASSHPERSGIVRPYAPTGHRHEAEIEQFLGLSVSFTVHAVDMTRGASATCHLFPNAPVSKGDLWTAYREAYADEPFMRTVAGGGGVYRYPEPKAVAGTNFGEVGFEVDPGNRRLVVFSAIDNMMKGSAGQAVHAANVALGIEETAGLEFAGLHPVGAP, encoded by the coding sequence ATGAGTGCTTCCCACACGGACGCCGGCGACGACGCGGCCTACACCGCCTCCGTCGTCGGCGGCTCGGGGTTCACCGGCGGCGAACTCCTTCGCCTCCTGTATCAGCACCCCGAATTCGACGTCGTGCAGGCGACGAGCCGCTCGAAGGAGCGCAAGACGGTCGGGCACGTCCACCCGAACCTCCGCGAGATGGATCTGCGCTTTACCTCCCCCGAGGACCTCGAATCCGTCGACGTGCTCTTCGCGGCGACGCCGCACGGCGTCTCGATGGAGCACGTCGACGAGTTCCGAGACGCGGCGGACACGGTCGTCGACCTCTCGGCTGACTTCCGGCTGGATTCGGAGGACCAGTACGACGAGTGGTACGACGGGCACGTCTGTCCCGAGTACCTGGAGAAGTCGGAGTACGCCCTGCCGGAGATAAACAGGGAAAATCTCCCCGGCGCGGACCTCATCGCCTCCGGCGGCTGCAACGCCACCGCGACGATCCTCGGGCTGAAGCCGCTTTTCGACGCCGGCATCCTGGAGGGCGACGAGCAGGCGGTCGTCGACGTGAAGGTCGGCTCCTCGGAGGGCGGCGCCGGCGGCGGCGACGCCTCCAGTCACCCCGAGCGCTCGGGCATCGTCCGCCCGTACGCGCCGACGGGGCACCGCCACGAGGCCGAGATCGAGCAGTTCCTCGGCCTCTCGGTCTCCTTCACCGTCCACGCGGTCGACATGACCCGCGGCGCGAGCGCGACCTGCCACCTCTTCCCGAACGCGCCCGTCTCGAAGGGCGACCTCTGGACGGCCTACCGCGAGGCCTACGCCGACGAGCCGTTTATGCGGACCGTCGCTGGCGGTGGCGGCGTCTACCGCTACCCCGAGCCGAAGGCCGTCGCCGGGACCAACTTCGGCGAGGTCGGCTTCGAGGTCGACCCCGGCAATCGCAGACTGGTCGTCTTCTCGGCGATCGACAACATGATGAAGGGATCGGCCGGACAGGCCGTCCACGCCGCGAACGTCGCGCTCGGCATCGAGGAGACCGCCGGCCTGGAGTTCGCCGGCCTCCACCCCGTCGGCGCACCCTGA